A genomic stretch from Aminobacter aminovorans includes:
- the leuD gene encoding 3-isopropylmalate dehydratase small subunit, with translation MEKFTKLTGVAAPLPIVNVDTDMIIPKDYLKTIKRTGLGTGLFAEMRYNEDGSENPEFVLNKPAYRKAEILVAGDNFGCGSSREHAPWALLDFGIRCVISTSFADIFYNNCFKNGILPITVSQEDLDKLMDDASRGANATVSVDLEAKEIRGPDGGVVTFDLDDFRRHCLLNGLDDIGLTMEKAASIDSYEKKAAENRPWA, from the coding sequence ATGGAAAAATTCACCAAGCTCACGGGCGTCGCCGCCCCCCTGCCGATCGTCAATGTCGACACCGACATGATCATCCCCAAGGATTATCTCAAGACGATCAAGCGCACTGGCCTTGGCACCGGGCTTTTCGCCGAGATGCGCTACAATGAGGACGGTTCGGAGAACCCCGAATTCGTGCTCAACAAGCCGGCCTACCGCAAGGCCGAAATCCTCGTCGCCGGCGACAATTTCGGCTGTGGTTCAAGCCGCGAGCATGCGCCCTGGGCGCTGCTCGACTTCGGCATCCGCTGCGTCATCTCGACGTCGTTTGCCGACATCTTCTACAACAACTGCTTCAAGAACGGCATCCTGCCGATCACCGTCAGCCAGGAAGACCTGGACAAGCTGATGGACGACGCTTCGCGCGGCGCCAACGCCACCGTTTCGGTCGATCTCGAAGCGAAGGAGATCCGCGGCCCCGATGGCGGCGTCGTCACCTTCGACCTCGACGATTTCCGCCGTCACTGCCTGCTCAACGGCCTCGACGACATCGGCCTGACCATGGAGAAGGCCGCGTCGATCGACAGCTACGAAAAGAAGGCTGCCGAGAACCGCCCCTGGGCCTGA